Proteins encoded by one window of Musa acuminata AAA Group cultivar baxijiao chromosome BXJ2-9, Cavendish_Baxijiao_AAA, whole genome shotgun sequence:
- the LOC135622902 gene encoding protein CDC73 homolog produces the protein MAISICSFLFPDFPPRGVELRGMDPLSVLREYAIRGELDRVVRSDDELRFGSDYAFPCSAITGYRSKQGGFYTLDALLFFARHHHLKHTEYLQSARQHRVPTVTFPDRKPILDYLLGRTASSDAVSLLPPPSSAVEEYRPDESSLPLDEPPSAAATETLADVPPAAAATAVDYVAMIRSMERPLKDRESLLECRNRDFHAVLLASTKREEERQRLESQQRKDGLVAKTRLISSDDHHRPVVSAYGGGGSGDDAAGAAAPKPKMHLKGSKIGEGVPIIMVPSAFQTLITIYNVKEFLEDGVFVPSDVKVKAVRGPKPDCVTVQKKLSRDRVVAAYEVRDKPSAFKPEDWDRVVAVFVLGKEWQFKDWPFKNHIEIFNKIIGFYVRFEDDSVESAKIVKQWNVKIISISKHKRHQDRAAALEVWDRLEEFTRSRSHA, from the exons GTCCGATCGGACGACGAGCTCCGGTTCGGCTCCGACTACGCCTTCCCCTGCTCCGCCATCACCGGGTACCGCTCCAAGCAAGGTGGTTTCTACACCCTCGACGCCCTGCTCTTCTTCGCCCGCCACCACCACCTTAAGCACACCGAGTATCTCCAATCCGCCCGCCAACACCGCGTCCCCACCGTCACCTTCCCGGACCGCAAGCCAATCCTCGACTACCTCCTCGGCCGCACCGCCTCCTCTGACGCCGTCTCCCTCCTCCCCCCTCCCTCCTCCGCCGTCGAGGAGTATCGCCCGGACGAATCCTCCCTCCCCCTCGACGAACCGCCATCCGCCGCCGCCACAGAGACCTTGGCAGATGTCCCCCCCGCTGCCGCCGCGACCGCCGTCGACTACGTCGCCATGATCCGCTCCATGGAGCGGCCCCTCAAAGATCGTGAGTCCCTTCTCGAGTGCCGCAACCGCGACTTCCACGCGGTGCTCCTGGCGTCCACCAAGCGCGAGGAGGAGCGGCAGCGCCTCGAGTCCCAGCAGCGAAAGGACGGCCTCGTCGCCAAGACCCGCCTCATCAGCTCCGACGATCACCACCGGCCCGTCGTCTCCGCGTACGGAGGCGGTGGCAGCGGAGACGATGCAGCAGGCGCCGCCGCGCCCAAGCCCAAGATGCACCTCAAGGGAAGCAAGATCGGGGAGGGGGTGCCCATCATCATGGTGCCCAGCGCGTTCCAGACCCTGATCACCATATACAACGTCAAGGAGTTCTTGGAGGACGGGGTGTTTGTGCCGAGCGATGTGAAGGTGAAGGCGGTGCGGGGGCCAAAGCCCGATTGTGTGACAGTGCAGAAGAAACTCAGCCGGGATCGCGTGGTGGCCGCCTATGAGGTGAGGGATAAGCCATCCGCGTTCAAGCCCGAGGACTGGGACCGTGTCGTGGCCGTGTTCGTACTTGGGAAGGAGTGGCAGTTCAAGGATTGGCCCTTCAAAAACCATATTGAGATCTTCAATAAGA TTATCGGGTTTTACGTGCGTTTTGAGGATGATAGCGTGGAATCTGCAAAAATAGTGAAACAGTGGAATGTAAAGATTATATCA ATTAGCAAACATAAAAGACATCAGGACAGGGCGGCTGCTCTGGAGGTGTGGGATCGGCTCGAAGAGTTCACGCGGTCACGGTCGCATGCTTGA
- the LOC108953772 gene encoding lysine-rich arabinogalactan protein 19-like: MKPALLYVVILILLLRLQPQPVANGCCDAFCAVLCRGTDLSAAITSTTTVTTTTVTTTNRSTTTTTITTIEMPQRLIPNGSNDTPVYPAAAAGTPSVTKVFPLSLPANENGLPAPEPDARPTPLATEKSSPLPLPCSSIPTSSPAITKESSPLPPPGRSIQRELLKDLRRYLNATSCRKLDQSFVILIVDPKYFLGF, translated from the exons ATGAAGCCCGCGCTCCTGTACGTCGtgatcctcatcctcctcctccgcctgcaGCCGCAGCCCGTCGCCAACGGTTGCTGCGATGCCTTCTGCGCCGTGCTCTGCCGAG GGACTGATCTGTCTGCTGCCATTACCAGCACCACCACCGTTACAACCACCACTGTAACTACCACTAACAGATCCACTACTACCACCACCATAACCACCATCGAGATGCCTCAGCGGCTCATTCCTAACGGGAGTAATGACACTCCTGTTTACCCTGCAGCAGCAGCTG GCACTCCGTCCGTCACCAAGGTCTTCCCACTGTCATTGCCCGCCAACGAGAACGGACTCCCCGCTCCCGAACCTGATGCTC GGCCTACTCCGCTTGCCACCGAGAAATCCTCGCCGCTGCCTCTTCCGTGTTCGTCCATTCCAACGAGTTCCCCCGCTATCACCAAGGAATCGTCGCCGTTGCCACCACCGGGTAGGTCCATTCAAAGGGAGCTCCTGAAGGATCTGCGGCGTTATCTGAACGCCACGAGTTGCCGCAAGTTAGATCAATCTTTCGTGATCTTAATCGTAGACCCCAAATATTTTCTCGGCTTTTAA
- the LOC135622186 gene encoding vicilin Cor a 11.0101-like, with translation MATRTVQVGFPLLLLLSSLLAASSSGSDPEKTRCVMECRGTSEREAGREQEREEEAEGEAREHNPYYFGERSYEHWSRSEHGRFKVLERFSRRSELLIGIENYRLAIMEAEPETFIMPSHWDAEEVFYVMEGRGTITLLHEENRESHEIKRGDIMRIPAGVIVYAINKDKNERLRIAMLLHPISTPGHFEEFFGAAGSNPESFYNSFSNGVLEAAFNTPRDRLERLFERQRKGEIIKITEEQIRALSQTTGFGGGRPSARSNEPYNLLQKKPSHANEYGELYEARSSDYHRLQDLDVDVSIANISERSMMAPSYNSRATKLAMVVEGRGHFEMVCPRRSGDARRSEDATEPEGQQRVRYRTVRSEVSRGSVFVIPPGHPVTAVAAANENLQVLCFGIRAGRNRKCYLAGKNNVMNLLDREAKQLSFGAPAEEVQEVFDAQPESVFLPGPGRRRGEAKRRQPSVESLFGFGGF, from the exons ATGGCCACCAGAACAGTCCAAGTCGGCTTCCCACTTCTGCTGCTCCTTTCCTCCCTCTTGGCTGCATCCTCCTCGGGATCCGATCCGGAGAAGACGCGCTGCGTCATGGAGTGCCGAGGGACCAGCGAGCGAGAAGCTGGAAGAGAGCAGGAGcgcgaggaggaggcggagggtgAAGCGAGAGAGCACAACCCGTACTACTTCGGCGAGAGGAGCTACGAGCACTGGAGCAGATCGGAGCATGGCCGTTTCAAGGTTCTGGAGAGGTTTTCCAGGCGATCCGAGCTCTTGATCGGCATCGAGAACTATCGCCTGGCGATCATGGAGGCTGAGCCCGAGACCTTTATCATGCCCAGCCATTGGGACGCCGAGGAGGTCTTCTACGTAATGGAAG GCCGTGGGACCATAACATTGCTTCACGAGGAGAACCGGGAGTCGCACGAGATCAAGAGAGGAGACATCATGAGGATTCCGGCAGGGGTGATCGTGTATGCGATCAACAAAGACAAAAACGAGAGGCTTCGCATCGCCATGCTCCTCCACCCCATCTCCACACCCGGACACTTCGAG GAGTTCTTTGGCGCAGCCGGTAGCAACCCGGAGAGCTTCTACAACAGCTTCAGCAATGGAGTATTGGAAGCCGCCTTCAAT ACTCCAAGGGATAGATTAGAGAGACTCTTCGAGCGCCAGAGGAAGGGGGAAATCATAAAGATAACCGAAGAGCAGATCAGGGCATTGAGTCAAACCACCGGCTTCGGTGGCGGTCGGCCTTCTGCACGGTCAAATGAACCGTACAATCTGCTGCAGAAGAAGCCGTCGCATGCAAACGAGTATGGGGAACTCTACGAGGCCAGATCTAGTGACTATCACCGGCTCCAGGATCTTGATGTGGATGTATCCATCGCTAACATCAGCGAG AGATCGATGATGGCACCAAGCTACAACTCCCGGGCGACCAAGTTGGCCATGGTGGTGGAGGGAAGAGGCCACTTCGAGATGGTCTGTCCCCGTCGCTCCGGTGACGCACGCAGGAGCGAGGATGCAACGGAACCGGAAGGACAGCAGCGCGTCCGCTACCGGACGGTGCGATCGGAAGTCTCCCGCGGTTCAGTGTTCGTGATCCCTCCGGGCCACCCGGTGACCGCCGTCGCCGCCGCAAACGAGAACCTTCAGGTCCTCTGTTTCGGCATCAGGGCGGGGAGGAACAGGAAGTGCTACCTCGCGGGGAAGAACAACGTGATGAACTTACTGGACAGGGAAGCGAAGCAGCTGTCGTTCGGCGCACCGGCGGAAGAAGTGCAAGAGGTGTTCGACGCACAGCCAGAGTCGGTGTTCCTGCCCGGACCGGGGAGGCGGCGGGGAGAAGCGAAGCGGCGGCAGCCATCGGTTGAGTCGCTCTTTGGTTTCGGAGGATTCTAG
- the LOC135582867 gene encoding protein tesmin/TSO1-like CXC 3 isoform X2, with protein MDTPDRSKIAGTPLSKFEESPIFNFINNLSPIQPVKSIDSVHIAHTYQSLNFASLSSIFSSPHANPPRETRVLSRPPFMDTTKQENFASNVGESNLCSEVSDAVRPSRFTASTRGNYTICSLNEAALDPSDQCPSLQSPFPQSTQYNSGSPDHNMPTHFGIKMDPNLDIGHTPVEIHLVQNGGERRKILFAMEAGFQGNHPHELNKDEVVGCDWESLISDDVESLLIFDSATESEAHNEVGEKGMDCDGNSLVSVLSNCTENADHQQATQPDISLGAFVHNVNQDPSLNYNEDSRKENETDHATNLLSGTCQAQVDCHQKRGMHRRCLVFEVASVSKRNMYSDLDLNPSTSFPSKGKRICDSNNLEPKISRSLCALSGIGLHLNTLATTSKDRMANKETLSTGKQPISIPCSIDPFPSTTAEDNSLRKPFSAEKDLRPSGSELDPQIISYDAPKDGKPNNSEELNQGSPKKKRRKSENGGESEGCKRCNCKKSKCLKLYCECFAAGVYCSEPCSCQGCFNKPIHEETVLATRKQIESRNPLAFAPKVIRTSDSGLDMGDDDKKTPASARHKRGCNCKKSNCLKKYCECYQGGVGCSISCRCEGCKNLYGRKDGVEEIEQVEKEPDVCEKENESSDDVQLHHATNVQVDEHHTYGEVLPITPYQHCRLSVELPFSSSAKPTRPTKLSIGRSPGLYGFHMLQKSEIILPQPKFENKGSTVLEDDTPAILKPIASPTMGVNISSPNRKRVSPPHNGVGSSPPNRKGCRKLILKSIPSFPSLTCDASTESPVNYSNN; from the exons ATGGACACGCCAGATCGGAGCAAGATCGCGGGGACGCCGCTGTCCAAGTTTGAG GAGTCACCAATCTTTAACTTCATCAATAATTTGTCTCCTATCCAGCCCGTCAAGTCAATAGATTCAGTACATATTGCACATACATATCAGTCAttgaactttgcttctctttcttcCATATTTAGTTCACCGCATGCCAACCCTCCAAGGGAAACTAGGGTTTTGTCAAG GCCACCTTTCATGGACACCACTAAACAAGAGAATTTTGCATCCAATGTGGGTGAAAGTAACCTATGCTCAGAGGTTTCTGATGCTGTTAGGCCGTCCAGATTCACTGCCAGCACACGGGGAAATTACACTATATGTTCACTTAATGAGGCTGCTCTTGATCCATCCGATCAATGTCCAAGCCTCCAGAGTCCCTTTCCTCAGTCAACACAATACAATTCTGGTAGTCCTGACCATAATATGCCAACACACTTTGGCATTAAGATGGATCCTAATTTAGACATAGGCCATACGCCAGTGGAAATTCACCTTGTTCAAAATGGTGGAGAAAGGCGAAAAATTTTATTTGCTATGGAGGCTGGGTTTCAGGGGAATCATCCACATGAGTTGAACAAAGATGAAGTGGTAGGGTGTGACTGGGAAAGTTTAATCTCCGATGATGTAGAAAGTTTGTTGATTTTCGATTCAGCGACAGAATCAGAGGCCCACAATGAAGTGGGTGAGAAAGGCATGGACTGTGATGGAAATTCCTTGGTTTCTGTGTTGTCAAATTGCACAGAGAACGCTGATCATCAACAGGCAACACAACCTGATATCTCCCTTGGAGCTTTTGTCCATAATGTCAACCAAGATCCTTCTCTGAATTATAATGAAGATTCTAGGAAGGAAAATGAGAcagatcatgccacaaatttgctgTCAGGCACTTGCCAGGCTCAG GTTGACTGCCACCAAAAACGTGGCATGCACAGACGCTGTTTGGTTTTTGAAGTAGCTAGTGTTTCTAAAAGGAATATGTACAGTGACTTGGACCTCAATCCTTCAACTTCTTTTCCATCCAAAGGCAAGAGAATTTGCGATAGCaacaacttggagcctaaaattagTAGGTCACTGTGTGCTTTATCTGGTATTGGGTTACATTTGAACACTCTTGCTACAACATCAAAGGATAGAATGGCCAACAAAGAGACTCTTTCTACTGGGAAACAACCGATCAGTATCCCATGCTCTATTGATCCCTTTCCATCAACAACAGCAGAGGACAACAGTCTGAGGAAGCCCTTCTCTGCTGAAAAGGATCTTCGTCCTAGCGGTAGTGAACTTGACCCTCAGATCATATCTTATGATGCTCCAAAGGATGGCAAACCAAATAATAGTGAGGAGCTAAATCAAGGTAGTCCAAAAAAGAAGAG ACGCAAGTCAGAAAATGGAGGTGAAAGTGAAGGATGCAAGCGTTGCAACTGTAAGAAGTCAAAATGTTTGAAACT CTATTGTGAGTGCTTTGCTGCCGGAGTTTACTGTTCTGAGCCCTGTTCATGTCAAGGATGTTTTAACAAGCCAATCCACGAGGAGACAGTCCTGGCTACTCGCAAACAGATAGAATCTCGCAATCCACTTGCATTTGCCCCAAAAGTAATTCGAACATCTGATTCTGGTCTGGACATGGGG GATGATGATAAAAAGACTCCTGCTTCGGCACGGCATAAAAGAGGGTGCAATTGCAAAAAGTCAAATTGCCTGAAGAAATACTGTGAATGCTATCAG GGTGGTGTTGGATGCTCAATCAGCTGCAGATGTGAAGGATGTAAGAATTTGTATGGAAGAAAAGATG GTGTTGAAGAAATTGAACAGGTGGAGAAAGAACCTGATGTTTGTGAGAAGGAAAATGAAAGTTCAGATGATGTTCAACTTCACCATGCCACTAATGTTCAGGTTGATGAGCATCATACCTATGGAGAAGTTCTACCTATAACACCTTACCAACATTGCAG GTTGTCTGTTGAACTGCCATTTTCTTCAAGTGCAAAGCCCACACGACCTACTAAGCTTTCCATTGGACGTTCTCCTGGATTATATGGCTTTCACATGCTTCAGAAGTCTGAAATCATTCTCCCCCAACCCAAGTTCGAAAACAAAGGCAGCACAGTTCTTGAGGATGACACTCCAGCTATTCTAAAACCCATTGCATCACCAACCATGGGTGTAAATATTTCCTCCCCTAATAGAAAGAGGGTGTCACCTCCACACAATGGAGTTGGATCATCACCACCAAACCGTAAAGGTTGCAGGAAACTGATACTGAAATCTATCCCCTCCTTCCCTTCACTTACTTGTGATGCATCCACTGAGAGCCCAGTGAACTATTCCAACAACTGA
- the LOC135582867 gene encoding protein tesmin/TSO1-like CXC 3 isoform X1 has protein sequence MDTPDRSKIAGTPLSKFEESPIFNFINNLSPIQPVKSIDSVHIAHTYQSLNFASLSSIFSSPHANPPRETRVLSRPPFMDTTKQENFASNVGESNLCSEVSDAVRPSRFTASTRGNYTICSLNEAALDPSDQCPSLQSPFPQSTQYNSGSPDHNMPTHFGIKMDPNLDIGHTPVEIHLVQNGGERRKILFAMEAGFQGNHPHELNKDEVVGCDWESLISDDVESLLIFDSATESEAHNEVGEKGMDCDGNSLVSVLSNCTENADHQQATQPDISLGAFVHNVNQDPSLNYNEDSRKENETDHATNLLSGTCQAQVDCHQKRGMHRRCLVFEVASVSKRNMYSDLDLNPSTSFPSKGKRICDSNNLEPKISRSLCALSGIGLHLNTLATTSKDRMANKETLSTGKQPISIPCSIDPFPSTTAEDNSLRKPFSAEKDLRPSGSELDPQIISYDAPKDGKPNNSEELNQGSPKKKRRKSENGGESEGCKRCNCKKSKCLKLYCECFAAGVYCSEPCSCQGCFNKPIHEETVLATRKQIESRNPLAFAPKVIRTSDSGLDMGDDDKKTPASARHKRGCNCKKSNCLKKYCECYQGGVGCSISCRCEGCKNLYGRKDGILPGVEEIEQVEKEPDVCEKENESSDDVQLHHATNVQVDEHHTYGEVLPITPYQHCRLSVELPFSSSAKPTRPTKLSIGRSPGLYGFHMLQKSEIILPQPKFENKGSTVLEDDTPAILKPIASPTMGVNISSPNRKRVSPPHNGVGSSPPNRKGCRKLILKSIPSFPSLTCDASTESPVNYSNN, from the exons ATGGACACGCCAGATCGGAGCAAGATCGCGGGGACGCCGCTGTCCAAGTTTGAG GAGTCACCAATCTTTAACTTCATCAATAATTTGTCTCCTATCCAGCCCGTCAAGTCAATAGATTCAGTACATATTGCACATACATATCAGTCAttgaactttgcttctctttcttcCATATTTAGTTCACCGCATGCCAACCCTCCAAGGGAAACTAGGGTTTTGTCAAG GCCACCTTTCATGGACACCACTAAACAAGAGAATTTTGCATCCAATGTGGGTGAAAGTAACCTATGCTCAGAGGTTTCTGATGCTGTTAGGCCGTCCAGATTCACTGCCAGCACACGGGGAAATTACACTATATGTTCACTTAATGAGGCTGCTCTTGATCCATCCGATCAATGTCCAAGCCTCCAGAGTCCCTTTCCTCAGTCAACACAATACAATTCTGGTAGTCCTGACCATAATATGCCAACACACTTTGGCATTAAGATGGATCCTAATTTAGACATAGGCCATACGCCAGTGGAAATTCACCTTGTTCAAAATGGTGGAGAAAGGCGAAAAATTTTATTTGCTATGGAGGCTGGGTTTCAGGGGAATCATCCACATGAGTTGAACAAAGATGAAGTGGTAGGGTGTGACTGGGAAAGTTTAATCTCCGATGATGTAGAAAGTTTGTTGATTTTCGATTCAGCGACAGAATCAGAGGCCCACAATGAAGTGGGTGAGAAAGGCATGGACTGTGATGGAAATTCCTTGGTTTCTGTGTTGTCAAATTGCACAGAGAACGCTGATCATCAACAGGCAACACAACCTGATATCTCCCTTGGAGCTTTTGTCCATAATGTCAACCAAGATCCTTCTCTGAATTATAATGAAGATTCTAGGAAGGAAAATGAGAcagatcatgccacaaatttgctgTCAGGCACTTGCCAGGCTCAG GTTGACTGCCACCAAAAACGTGGCATGCACAGACGCTGTTTGGTTTTTGAAGTAGCTAGTGTTTCTAAAAGGAATATGTACAGTGACTTGGACCTCAATCCTTCAACTTCTTTTCCATCCAAAGGCAAGAGAATTTGCGATAGCaacaacttggagcctaaaattagTAGGTCACTGTGTGCTTTATCTGGTATTGGGTTACATTTGAACACTCTTGCTACAACATCAAAGGATAGAATGGCCAACAAAGAGACTCTTTCTACTGGGAAACAACCGATCAGTATCCCATGCTCTATTGATCCCTTTCCATCAACAACAGCAGAGGACAACAGTCTGAGGAAGCCCTTCTCTGCTGAAAAGGATCTTCGTCCTAGCGGTAGTGAACTTGACCCTCAGATCATATCTTATGATGCTCCAAAGGATGGCAAACCAAATAATAGTGAGGAGCTAAATCAAGGTAGTCCAAAAAAGAAGAG ACGCAAGTCAGAAAATGGAGGTGAAAGTGAAGGATGCAAGCGTTGCAACTGTAAGAAGTCAAAATGTTTGAAACT CTATTGTGAGTGCTTTGCTGCCGGAGTTTACTGTTCTGAGCCCTGTTCATGTCAAGGATGTTTTAACAAGCCAATCCACGAGGAGACAGTCCTGGCTACTCGCAAACAGATAGAATCTCGCAATCCACTTGCATTTGCCCCAAAAGTAATTCGAACATCTGATTCTGGTCTGGACATGGGG GATGATGATAAAAAGACTCCTGCTTCGGCACGGCATAAAAGAGGGTGCAATTGCAAAAAGTCAAATTGCCTGAAGAAATACTGTGAATGCTATCAG GGTGGTGTTGGATGCTCAATCAGCTGCAGATGTGAAGGATGTAAGAATTTGTATGGAAGAAAAGATG GCATTCTGCCAGGTGTTGAAGAAATTGAACAGGTGGAGAAAGAACCTGATGTTTGTGAGAAGGAAAATGAAAGTTCAGATGATGTTCAACTTCACCATGCCACTAATGTTCAGGTTGATGAGCATCATACCTATGGAGAAGTTCTACCTATAACACCTTACCAACATTGCAG GTTGTCTGTTGAACTGCCATTTTCTTCAAGTGCAAAGCCCACACGACCTACTAAGCTTTCCATTGGACGTTCTCCTGGATTATATGGCTTTCACATGCTTCAGAAGTCTGAAATCATTCTCCCCCAACCCAAGTTCGAAAACAAAGGCAGCACAGTTCTTGAGGATGACACTCCAGCTATTCTAAAACCCATTGCATCACCAACCATGGGTGTAAATATTTCCTCCCCTAATAGAAAGAGGGTGTCACCTCCACACAATGGAGTTGGATCATCACCACCAAACCGTAAAGGTTGCAGGAAACTGATACTGAAATCTATCCCCTCCTTCCCTTCACTTACTTGTGATGCATCCACTGAGAGCCCAGTGAACTATTCCAACAACTGA
- the LOC135582867 gene encoding protein tesmin/TSO1-like CXC 2 isoform X3 codes for MDTTKQENFASNVGESNLCSEVSDAVRPSRFTASTRGNYTICSLNEAALDPSDQCPSLQSPFPQSTQYNSGSPDHNMPTHFGIKMDPNLDIGHTPVEIHLVQNGGERRKILFAMEAGFQGNHPHELNKDEVVGCDWESLISDDVESLLIFDSATESEAHNEVGEKGMDCDGNSLVSVLSNCTENADHQQATQPDISLGAFVHNVNQDPSLNYNEDSRKENETDHATNLLSGTCQAQVDCHQKRGMHRRCLVFEVASVSKRNMYSDLDLNPSTSFPSKGKRICDSNNLEPKISRSLCALSGIGLHLNTLATTSKDRMANKETLSTGKQPISIPCSIDPFPSTTAEDNSLRKPFSAEKDLRPSGSELDPQIISYDAPKDGKPNNSEELNQGSPKKKRRKSENGGESEGCKRCNCKKSKCLKLYCECFAAGVYCSEPCSCQGCFNKPIHEETVLATRKQIESRNPLAFAPKVIRTSDSGLDMGDDDKKTPASARHKRGCNCKKSNCLKKYCECYQGGVGCSISCRCEGCKNLYGRKDGILPGVEEIEQVEKEPDVCEKENESSDDVQLHHATNVQVDEHHTYGEVLPITPYQHCRLSVELPFSSSAKPTRPTKLSIGRSPGLYGFHMLQKSEIILPQPKFENKGSTVLEDDTPAILKPIASPTMGVNISSPNRKRVSPPHNGVGSSPPNRKGCRKLILKSIPSFPSLTCDASTESPVNYSNN; via the exons ATGGACACCACTAAACAAGAGAATTTTGCATCCAATGTGGGTGAAAGTAACCTATGCTCAGAGGTTTCTGATGCTGTTAGGCCGTCCAGATTCACTGCCAGCACACGGGGAAATTACACTATATGTTCACTTAATGAGGCTGCTCTTGATCCATCCGATCAATGTCCAAGCCTCCAGAGTCCCTTTCCTCAGTCAACACAATACAATTCTGGTAGTCCTGACCATAATATGCCAACACACTTTGGCATTAAGATGGATCCTAATTTAGACATAGGCCATACGCCAGTGGAAATTCACCTTGTTCAAAATGGTGGAGAAAGGCGAAAAATTTTATTTGCTATGGAGGCTGGGTTTCAGGGGAATCATCCACATGAGTTGAACAAAGATGAAGTGGTAGGGTGTGACTGGGAAAGTTTAATCTCCGATGATGTAGAAAGTTTGTTGATTTTCGATTCAGCGACAGAATCAGAGGCCCACAATGAAGTGGGTGAGAAAGGCATGGACTGTGATGGAAATTCCTTGGTTTCTGTGTTGTCAAATTGCACAGAGAACGCTGATCATCAACAGGCAACACAACCTGATATCTCCCTTGGAGCTTTTGTCCATAATGTCAACCAAGATCCTTCTCTGAATTATAATGAAGATTCTAGGAAGGAAAATGAGAcagatcatgccacaaatttgctgTCAGGCACTTGCCAGGCTCAG GTTGACTGCCACCAAAAACGTGGCATGCACAGACGCTGTTTGGTTTTTGAAGTAGCTAGTGTTTCTAAAAGGAATATGTACAGTGACTTGGACCTCAATCCTTCAACTTCTTTTCCATCCAAAGGCAAGAGAATTTGCGATAGCaacaacttggagcctaaaattagTAGGTCACTGTGTGCTTTATCTGGTATTGGGTTACATTTGAACACTCTTGCTACAACATCAAAGGATAGAATGGCCAACAAAGAGACTCTTTCTACTGGGAAACAACCGATCAGTATCCCATGCTCTATTGATCCCTTTCCATCAACAACAGCAGAGGACAACAGTCTGAGGAAGCCCTTCTCTGCTGAAAAGGATCTTCGTCCTAGCGGTAGTGAACTTGACCCTCAGATCATATCTTATGATGCTCCAAAGGATGGCAAACCAAATAATAGTGAGGAGCTAAATCAAGGTAGTCCAAAAAAGAAGAG ACGCAAGTCAGAAAATGGAGGTGAAAGTGAAGGATGCAAGCGTTGCAACTGTAAGAAGTCAAAATGTTTGAAACT CTATTGTGAGTGCTTTGCTGCCGGAGTTTACTGTTCTGAGCCCTGTTCATGTCAAGGATGTTTTAACAAGCCAATCCACGAGGAGACAGTCCTGGCTACTCGCAAACAGATAGAATCTCGCAATCCACTTGCATTTGCCCCAAAAGTAATTCGAACATCTGATTCTGGTCTGGACATGGGG GATGATGATAAAAAGACTCCTGCTTCGGCACGGCATAAAAGAGGGTGCAATTGCAAAAAGTCAAATTGCCTGAAGAAATACTGTGAATGCTATCAG GGTGGTGTTGGATGCTCAATCAGCTGCAGATGTGAAGGATGTAAGAATTTGTATGGAAGAAAAGATG GCATTCTGCCAGGTGTTGAAGAAATTGAACAGGTGGAGAAAGAACCTGATGTTTGTGAGAAGGAAAATGAAAGTTCAGATGATGTTCAACTTCACCATGCCACTAATGTTCAGGTTGATGAGCATCATACCTATGGAGAAGTTCTACCTATAACACCTTACCAACATTGCAG GTTGTCTGTTGAACTGCCATTTTCTTCAAGTGCAAAGCCCACACGACCTACTAAGCTTTCCATTGGACGTTCTCCTGGATTATATGGCTTTCACATGCTTCAGAAGTCTGAAATCATTCTCCCCCAACCCAAGTTCGAAAACAAAGGCAGCACAGTTCTTGAGGATGACACTCCAGCTATTCTAAAACCCATTGCATCACCAACCATGGGTGTAAATATTTCCTCCCCTAATAGAAAGAGGGTGTCACCTCCACACAATGGAGTTGGATCATCACCACCAAACCGTAAAGGTTGCAGGAAACTGATACTGAAATCTATCCCCTCCTTCCCTTCACTTACTTGTGATGCATCCACTGAGAGCCCAGTGAACTATTCCAACAACTGA